Proteins encoded together in one Oligoflexia bacterium window:
- a CDS encoding anhydro-N-acetylmuramic acid kinase: MSMHRVLGIMSGTSLDGVDYALCEISKASVKLKQIWSFEYPAKLKSRLMAAASNNLSSYDFSQLHHDLGRFYALKAPKVKFDYIGLHGQTIFHNPVKNEGATFQMGEPAYLAARFNVPVVNQFRTMDLALGGQGAPLATLFHKEVFSRKNLNVAVNNLGGISNVTYLPKSGKILSFDTGPANILIDGAISHFTRAKLTFDKNGEYARRGISHGGLIDRWLKHPFFAKKPPKSTGREEFSFLFLKKVLAECSKLKLDSYSTVATLTGFTAASLALNYEKHLPQWPDVVVLCGGGSQNSTLVKAIRSALRERQWLNVGSKLVKPLDVVTSAEWGWPTQSIEAAAFALLAYRTVNHLSGNIPQTTGARKAAVLGQITPAP; the protein is encoded by the coding sequence ATGAGTATGCATCGTGTTTTGGGAATTATGTCTGGTACAAGTCTTGATGGCGTTGATTATGCGCTTTGCGAGATTTCAAAAGCATCTGTTAAATTAAAACAAATTTGGTCTTTTGAATATCCAGCAAAACTTAAAAGCCGATTGATGGCTGCGGCTAGTAATAATCTTTCAAGCTATGATTTTTCACAATTGCATCACGATCTTGGTCGTTTTTATGCTCTTAAAGCTCCAAAAGTAAAATTTGATTACATTGGTCTGCATGGGCAAACCATTTTTCATAATCCCGTAAAAAATGAAGGGGCCACTTTTCAAATGGGTGAGCCTGCTTATTTAGCAGCGCGTTTTAATGTACCGGTTGTGAATCAATTTCGCACCATGGATCTCGCCCTTGGCGGTCAAGGCGCTCCACTTGCAACTCTGTTTCATAAAGAAGTTTTCTCGCGTAAAAATTTAAACGTCGCTGTGAATAATTTAGGTGGAATCAGTAACGTCACCTACTTACCAAAATCGGGTAAAATTTTATCTTTTGACACGGGTCCTGCGAATATTTTAATCGACGGGGCTATAAGTCATTTCACGCGCGCAAAATTAACGTTTGATAAAAATGGTGAATATGCAAGGCGTGGAATTTCTCATGGCGGTCTAATTGATAGATGGCTTAAGCATCCGTTTTTTGCAAAAAAACCACCCAAGAGCACGGGCCGTGAAGAGTTTAGTTTCTTATTTCTTAAAAAAGTATTGGCTGAATGTTCAAAACTCAAACTTGATTCATATTCAACTGTTGCGACACTCACAGGTTTCACGGCAGCAAGTCTTGCGCTTAATTATGAAAAGCATTTGCCTCAATGGCCAGACGTAGTTGTTTTATGTGGCGGCGGTTCTCAAAATTCGACATTAGTAAAAGCAATCAGATCTGCCTTGCGTGAACGTCAATGGCTCAATGTTGGCTCAAAGCTTGTAAAACCACTTGATGTCGTTACATCAGCAGAGTGGGGGTGGCCCACACAAAGTATCGAAGCTGCAGCGTTTGCACTACTTGCCTATCGCACCGTAAATCACTTATCAGGAAACATACCGCAAACCACCGGCGCACGAAAAGCAGCCGTCTTAGGCCAAATCACTCCAGCGCCATAA
- a CDS encoding NDP-sugar synthase, which translates to MNGLLLAAGLGTRFQPFTEKIPKPVIPLLNIPIAFYNLHLMQQLGLDNLTINTHHLPDKIKETFHKYSDAINVPLHFSDEKNKILGTGGAIKKARQTLSSRGTFVVANADVVNGFSITDALEVHHQSHALATLIVMEHPEAGKKYGAVWVDDKNQVVHIGKEKPAKECKPFHFVGVHLLEESIFKYIPAGACDINYDVYLKAIAKDEVVMAYEKSGLWFDAGTLQDYLEATESLLKMLPKLQHQPYFLSLFRRFWPGYDRRPNIWEGQGCEHLLPLGNQNKILLGRQCLIHSSVKVSGFAVFGDGCTVDKNAVIENSIIAAGVNVPADAVHTNTLVL; encoded by the coding sequence ATGAACGGTCTACTTTTAGCAGCAGGCTTAGGCACTCGGTTTCAACCGTTCACAGAAAAAATTCCAAAACCTGTGATTCCACTTTTGAATATACCAATTGCTTTTTACAACCTTCATTTGATGCAGCAATTAGGTTTAGACAATCTAACCATCAACACACATCATCTTCCTGATAAAATAAAAGAAACGTTTCATAAATATAGTGATGCCATTAACGTACCTCTGCATTTTAGTGATGAAAAAAATAAAATTCTTGGCACAGGTGGGGCGATTAAAAAAGCACGACAAACACTATCTAGCCGCGGAACCTTCGTTGTGGCTAATGCCGATGTGGTGAATGGTTTTTCAATCACAGATGCTTTAGAGGTGCATCATCAAAGTCACGCACTCGCCACACTTATCGTGATGGAACATCCTGAAGCCGGAAAAAAATACGGCGCTGTTTGGGTTGACGATAAAAATCAAGTTGTACATATCGGAAAAGAAAAGCCCGCAAAAGAATGTAAGCCCTTTCATTTTGTGGGTGTGCATCTTTTAGAAGAAAGTATTTTTAAATACATACCCGCTGGTGCATGCGACATCAACTATGACGTCTATCTTAAAGCTATTGCAAAAGATGAAGTCGTAATGGCTTATGAAAAATCTGGTTTATGGTTTGATGCGGGCACGTTGCAAGATTATTTAGAGGCCACAGAATCACTTCTTAAGATGTTACCCAAACTTCAACACCAACCTTATTTTTTAAGTCTGTTTCGCCGCTTTTGGCCTGGGTATGATCGAAGGCCAAATATTTGGGAGGGCCAGGGCTGCGAACATCTTTTGCCTTTAGGAAATCAAAATAAAATACTTTTAGGCAGACAATGCCTTATTCACTCAAGTGTTAAGGTATCAGGCTTTGCAGTTTTTGGTGACGGCTGCACCGTCGATAAAAACGCAGTAATCGAAAATTCAATAATAGCCGCTGGCGTAAATGTCCCCGCCGACGCAGTACACACAAACACCTTAGTTTTGTAG
- a CDS encoding phosphotransferase codes for MAKILESDSYYRFLSTSLKSKDVVVQSLAGDASARRYYRAMLNEDSYVLMSWEPFTDVKNYPFLNVLEHFAKHDVHVPKVINVSKEEGFVLLEDLGDLTLERKFWESQNPIHALEFYQRSIDEIIKIHYPCTADRKPEYSAFKIEFNTERLLWEINYAREHLLEKFLHLKFDDKQNAVLDKHFHAICEKIHQEPKFIAHRDYHSRNLMIKTGKMRVIDFQDARLGAVQYDLVSLLRDSYVDLNEEVAEGLLNYYLEKRREFIPKPVDREHFDKIYDLQSIQRCLKACGSFASFFNTRNDTRYLKYIRSTLQRVRRALLKFPEHRELLDLLTDQGLFEKDITPS; via the coding sequence GTGGCAAAAATTCTTGAGTCTGATTCGTATTATAGATTTTTAAGCACTTCACTTAAAAGTAAAGATGTAGTTGTTCAATCATTAGCCGGTGATGCCTCTGCAAGACGCTACTACCGCGCAATGCTAAACGAAGACTCTTATGTGCTTATGAGTTGGGAACCTTTCACTGACGTAAAAAATTATCCATTTTTAAATGTACTAGAACATTTCGCAAAACATGACGTACATGTTCCTAAAGTAATTAATGTTTCTAAAGAAGAAGGTTTTGTTTTATTAGAAGATCTAGGTGATTTAACCCTAGAGAGAAAATTCTGGGAAAGCCAAAATCCAATTCATGCGCTTGAATTTTATCAACGTTCAATTGATGAAATCATAAAAATTCATTATCCATGTACCGCCGATCGTAAGCCTGAGTATTCTGCATTTAAAATTGAGTTTAATACTGAACGACTTTTGTGGGAGATAAATTACGCACGAGAGCATTTATTAGAAAAATTTTTGCATTTAAAATTTGACGACAAACAAAACGCTGTTTTAGATAAACACTTTCATGCAATTTGTGAAAAAATTCATCAAGAACCAAAGTTCATTGCACACCGTGATTATCACTCACGCAATCTTATGATTAAAACCGGTAAAATGCGTGTCATCGACTTTCAAGACGCAAGATTGGGTGCTGTTCAATATGATCTTGTGAGTTTACTTCGTGATTCATATGTTGATCTCAATGAAGAAGTTGCCGAAGGGTTGTTAAATTATTACTTAGAAAAAAGACGGGAGTTTATTCCAAAGCCCGTTGATCGCGAACACTTTGATAAAATTTATGACCTTCAAAGCATTCAACGATGTCTTAAGGCCTGCGGGTCTTTTGCTAGTTTTTTTAACACCCGAAATGATACACGGTATTTAAAATATATTCGCAGTACTCTTCAACGTGTGCGTCGAGCCCTGCTTAAATTTCCAGAACATCGTGAGCTTCTTGATTTACTTACCGATCAAGGATTATTTGAAAAAGATATTACCCCATCATGA
- a CDS encoding M48 family metallopeptidase has protein sequence MKTLLILIFTVALSGCRTSGTGLNLISPQQEASQGAQYAAQVEKEYKVMKDPVLQSYINNLGRKMVAQVENPMFEYTFAVIDSSEVNAFAIPGGHMYVNLALLKQAENEAELVGVLGHEIGHVVHRHGTKRMTDAMLVQIAAAGTAIAVGNEKGGQYYGMGVMLLGQGGLLHYGRQAELESDHTGVDILYRSGYDVNGLASFFKKLQKLEEAHGAKRGGLSDLLRTHPPSADRIKEAQAYIAKLPPQKKSIVSTPEFEAMKAYVAPMTPTPPAPPKKKTG, from the coding sequence ATGAAAACTCTATTGATTTTGATTTTTACAGTCGCACTTTCTGGATGTCGCACTTCAGGTACGGGGCTTAATCTCATTAGCCCGCAACAAGAAGCGTCGCAAGGTGCACAGTACGCGGCACAAGTTGAAAAAGAATATAAGGTGATGAAAGACCCGGTTTTACAAAGCTATATTAATAATCTTGGCCGCAAGATGGTTGCTCAAGTTGAAAACCCGATGTTTGAATATACATTTGCCGTCATTGATTCATCAGAAGTAAATGCGTTTGCGATTCCCGGTGGTCACATGTACGTAAATCTTGCGCTTTTAAAACAAGCAGAAAATGAAGCCGAACTTGTTGGTGTTCTTGGCCATGAAATTGGACACGTCGTTCATCGTCATGGAACAAAACGTATGACCGATGCAATGCTTGTTCAAATTGCCGCAGCCGGTACCGCAATCGCAGTTGGTAATGAAAAAGGCGGTCAGTATTATGGCATGGGAGTTATGCTTTTAGGCCAAGGTGGACTTCTTCATTATGGACGTCAAGCCGAACTAGAATCAGATCACACTGGCGTAGATATTCTTTATCGCTCAGGCTACGACGTAAATGGACTCGCAAGTTTTTTTAAAAAATTACAAAAACTTGAAGAAGCACATGGTGCAAAAAGAGGTGGTCTCTCAGACCTTCTTCGCACACATCCACCGTCTGCAGATCGCATAAAAGAAGCGCAAGCCTATATCGCAAAACTTCCACCGCAAAAAAAATCAATCGTCAGCACACCTGAATTTGAAGCGATGAAAGCTTATGTTGCACCGATGACTCCAACTCCACCAGCACCACCAAAGAAAAAAACAGGCTAA
- a CDS encoding thiamine diphosphokinase, whose amino-acid sequence MAIAKRYATAKHLVFDYLVIAGGLCPPKSYIRKILPYAQNLITVDRGIEALQGLKISPTLHIGDNDSTKETIIKKISPKARITLPQKKSVSDLEYTLQELPKNSLKLVIGAHRDHEGRPDHALVNLTLAQKYPQIFFADEDMWITSLVDKKTFAFSVPTGSVFSILDFKKRAVSIQGSHYDLKNKVFASPSMGLSNMTKKKWVKIRAHCSALIFVKASLFKSAIQIK is encoded by the coding sequence TTGGCGATCGCAAAACGATACGCGACCGCAAAGCATCTGGTGTTTGATTATCTTGTGATTGCTGGAGGGCTATGTCCTCCAAAATCTTATATCCGAAAAATTCTTCCATATGCACAAAACCTGATTACTGTTGATCGCGGCATTGAAGCACTTCAAGGTTTAAAAATCAGTCCAACACTTCATATTGGCGATAACGACTCAACTAAAGAAACGATAATTAAAAAAATCAGTCCAAAAGCTCGCATAACACTGCCGCAAAAAAAATCAGTCAGTGATTTAGAATACACACTTCAAGAGCTTCCGAAAAATTCACTCAAACTTGTAATTGGTGCGCACCGTGATCACGAAGGTCGACCAGATCATGCACTTGTGAATTTAACCTTAGCGCAAAAGTATCCCCAGATTTTTTTTGCTGATGAGGATATGTGGATAACTTCTCTGGTTGATAAAAAAACCTTCGCGTTTTCTGTTCCCACGGGAAGTGTATTTAGTATTTTAGATTTTAAAAAGCGCGCTGTTTCAATTCAAGGGTCACATTATGATCTCAAGAATAAAGTTTTTGCCTCACCCTCAATGGGGCTTAGCAACATGACAAAGAAAAAATGGGTCAAAATCAGAGCACATTGCTCAGCGTTAATTTTTGTTAAAGCATCTTTATTTAAATCAGCAATCCAAATCAAATGA
- a CDS encoding sigma 54-interacting transcriptional regulator, translating to MINWDEFEHIHVIQKLKSIISQWWDIETVFTDEQGNLRGFKREKHVFNNTAVRPILTRDKGVESLAEFVKTTIEELRRVDNKHVVKKWDAAGFDAAVFPIILDGEFMGSVVALGFFKDGVTPERTAELKSCLSAFGANASELEQASTNIRSLKEDERNFFTELVDLVGQEVVTLHTEITSRETRISELNKELGIRYKYDSMIGKSKPMQDVYTLLDKIKNSESTVLIQGDNGTGKELIAKAIHYNSPRKDRAFVSQNCSAFNENLLDSELFGHVKGSFTGAIKDKKGLFEIADKGTFFLDEIGDTSPSMQVKLLRVIQEGTFLPVGATETRKVDVRILAATNRDLKDMVEKGTFREDLYYRINVINIRVPPLRDRKEDIPLLVEHFLEAAGQEKNQKKKIMTKRALEKIYDFPWPGNIRELQNEIERLVVLAGEEQKLTADMLSPRILDFGEKNKIQGARVHGKLKDALEELEREMIKEGLRRTGWNKSKLAKELGISRAGLIMKVEKYGLDKRKLLK from the coding sequence ATGATTAATTGGGACGAGTTTGAACATATTCACGTCATCCAAAAACTCAAATCAATCATTAGTCAGTGGTGGGACATCGAAACTGTGTTCACCGATGAACAGGGAAACTTACGAGGCTTTAAACGTGAAAAGCATGTTTTCAATAACACTGCTGTTCGCCCAATTCTCACACGTGATAAAGGTGTGGAGAGTTTAGCTGAGTTTGTGAAAACCACAATTGAAGAACTTCGACGCGTGGATAACAAACACGTCGTTAAAAAATGGGATGCCGCTGGTTTTGATGCCGCCGTGTTTCCCATCATTCTTGATGGTGAGTTTATGGGTTCTGTTGTTGCACTTGGATTTTTTAAAGACGGTGTAACTCCGGAACGCACAGCAGAACTTAAAAGTTGCTTATCTGCATTTGGAGCAAATGCTTCAGAGTTAGAACAAGCCTCTACAAATATTCGTTCACTCAAAGAAGATGAGCGCAATTTCTTTACCGAACTTGTTGATCTCGTAGGTCAAGAGGTTGTCACTCTTCACACAGAAATCACAAGCCGCGAGACACGCATCAGTGAACTCAATAAAGAATTAGGCATCCGTTATAAATACGACAGCATGATTGGTAAAAGTAAACCCATGCAAGATGTCTATACACTGTTAGACAAAATTAAAAACTCAGAAAGCACTGTTCTTATTCAGGGTGACAACGGTACAGGTAAAGAGTTGATCGCCAAAGCGATACATTACAACTCACCTAGAAAAGATCGCGCCTTTGTAAGTCAGAACTGCTCTGCTTTTAACGAAAATCTTTTGGACTCAGAATTATTTGGTCACGTGAAGGGTTCATTCACGGGCGCCATTAAAGATAAAAAAGGTCTATTTGAAATCGCAGACAAAGGGACATTCTTTCTTGACGAGATCGGTGACACTTCACCTTCAATGCAAGTAAAACTATTACGCGTAATTCAAGAAGGTACGTTCTTGCCAGTTGGAGCAACAGAAACTCGCAAAGTTGATGTAAGAATTCTCGCCGCTACAAACCGTGATCTAAAAGATATGGTTGAAAAAGGAACGTTCAGAGAAGACTTATATTACCGTATCAACGTTATTAATATTCGAGTTCCTCCTCTTCGCGATAGAAAAGAAGATATCCCACTTTTAGTGGAGCACTTCTTAGAAGCTGCTGGACAAGAGAAGAATCAGAAAAAGAAAATCATGACCAAACGCGCTTTAGAGAAAATTTATGATTTTCCATGGCCCGGTAATATCAGAGAGCTACAAAACGAGATCGAACGCCTTGTTGTTCTCGCTGGCGAAGAGCAAAAGCTTACAGCCGATATGCTTTCTCCACGTATTTTAGATTTTGGCGAAAAGAACAAAATACAGGGTGCACGCGTACACGGAAAACTCAAAGATGCTCTCGAAGAACTCGAGCGCGAGATGATCAAAGAAGGTCTACGTAGAACCGGTTGGAATAAGTCAAAATTGGCTAAAGAACTGGGCATTTCACGAGCCGGATTGATCATGAAGGTTGAGAAGTACGGTTTAGATAAAAGAAAACTTTTAAAGTAA
- the uvrA gene encoding excinuclease ABC subunit UvrA, which produces MKEIVLQGAKQNNLKNISVRIPLGSFTVICGPSGSGKSSLAFETLYAEGQRRYIESLSTYARQFLNKAPKPDVEFVQNIPPAIAIEQKNHVKNSRSTVGTTTEILDYLRLLYEKIGTPMCPNGHGPIKKDSVSDGATRLLNEMPDARAFILFPVTEKMRVVEGKKLLALIISEGYLRITKPKSQEIIDLDAKSKLPATDFFVVIDRLVVNEQSRGRLVDSLSQAYAMSLKFNHGLGGGYARVRTVEGQEIPLSEEISCSICSFTLPPINSRLFSFSSPYGACTTCNGFGNILTVDELKVIPNPQASIAQQCIEPLAMPSSKGAQRKLIDFARKNKINLETPWVELPEDEKKLIWEGGKGFYGVMGFFEYLEEKRYKMHVRVFLSRFKSPFLCEACHGTRLRPEANMVLLNGKPISALSLLTLQELHDFFTGLKLAPQEAAIALEVFKQVQSRLSFLIEVGVDYLTLDRLTRSLSGGEYQRIHLANQLGMGLSQTLYVLDEPTVGLHPRDNLRLINILKKLRRLGNTLVIVEHDRDVIQHSSHVIEMGPGSGHLGGEVLNSDTTEMFLKNPKSLTASYLRPTKKSVTDASRRPMVLENFKYKIELKGCSGNNLKNIDVTFPLNRLVCVTGVSGSGKSTLVTDTLYPALARSLQKEFDVSAPFKKLTGAEFVKNIMLIDQKPIGKSSRSNPVTYLKVYDDIRAIMASTSDSKQRGYTPGFFSFNVDGGRCPVCRGEGVEIIDMVFMEEVALKCDACDGRRFKKEILEVRYNGKNIDNILRMTVTEAMDFFVNYPNIRRPLSVLREVGLEYITLGQPAPTLSGGESQRLKIAKEFQSSQQRATLYILDEPTTGLHFREVDMLLNVINRLIDSGGSVIVIEHNLEVIRNSDFIIDLGPEGGAGGGQIVAQGTPHEIAKVKNSHTGLFLKEILNSN; this is translated from the coding sequence GTGAAAGAAATCGTCCTTCAAGGGGCGAAACAGAATAATCTCAAAAACATTAGCGTCAGAATTCCCCTTGGTTCGTTTACAGTTATTTGTGGTCCTTCAGGCTCAGGCAAATCATCCTTAGCTTTTGAAACGCTTTATGCCGAAGGGCAACGTCGTTATATCGAAAGTCTTTCGACTTACGCACGGCAATTTTTAAACAAAGCACCAAAACCAGATGTTGAATTTGTTCAAAATATTCCACCCGCAATTGCTATTGAACAAAAAAATCATGTGAAAAATTCTAGATCCACCGTGGGAACCACCACTGAAATTTTAGATTATCTACGCCTGCTTTATGAAAAAATCGGAACACCCATGTGCCCGAACGGCCATGGTCCGATCAAAAAAGATTCAGTCAGCGATGGCGCCACACGTTTGTTAAATGAAATGCCCGATGCACGGGCTTTTATTTTATTTCCTGTGACCGAAAAAATGCGAGTCGTTGAGGGTAAAAAACTTTTAGCACTTATTATCAGTGAAGGTTATCTACGAATCACCAAACCAAAATCTCAAGAAATTATTGATCTTGATGCAAAATCAAAACTTCCAGCAACTGATTTTTTCGTTGTTATCGATCGTTTGGTTGTGAATGAACAATCGCGAGGTCGCCTAGTAGATTCGTTATCCCAAGCCTATGCCATGAGTTTAAAATTCAACCATGGTTTAGGTGGAGGATATGCACGCGTACGCACGGTTGAGGGCCAAGAGATTCCATTAAGTGAAGAGATCAGTTGCTCGATTTGCAGTTTCACTTTGCCGCCCATTAATTCAAGGCTTTTTAGCTTCAGCAGCCCTTACGGGGCGTGCACGACTTGTAATGGATTCGGAAACATCCTCACAGTCGATGAACTTAAAGTTATCCCTAATCCGCAAGCAAGCATTGCGCAACAGTGCATCGAACCACTTGCCATGCCCTCGAGTAAAGGTGCGCAAAGAAAACTCATCGACTTTGCACGTAAAAATAAAATTAATCTTGAAACGCCCTGGGTAGAACTTCCCGAAGATGAGAAAAAACTCATTTGGGAAGGCGGAAAAGGTTTTTACGGCGTTATGGGGTTTTTTGAATATCTCGAGGAGAAAAGATATAAAATGCACGTGCGCGTGTTTTTATCGCGCTTTAAAAGCCCATTTCTCTGTGAAGCCTGTCACGGGACACGCCTCAGACCCGAAGCCAATATGGTTTTACTTAATGGAAAACCAATTTCTGCACTTTCACTACTAACACTTCAAGAACTTCATGATTTTTTCACAGGCCTTAAACTTGCGCCACAAGAAGCGGCCATCGCACTTGAAGTTTTTAAACAAGTACAATCAAGACTTTCGTTTCTCATTGAAGTGGGTGTTGATTATTTAACTCTTGATCGTCTTACTCGCTCACTCTCAGGGGGTGAATATCAACGCATTCATTTAGCAAATCAACTGGGCATGGGTTTATCACAAACACTTTATGTTTTAGATGAACCCACAGTAGGTTTGCATCCAAGAGATAATTTACGACTTATTAATATTTTAAAAAAATTACGTAGACTTGGTAACACTCTCGTAATTGTTGAACATGACCGTGACGTCATTCAACATAGTAGTCATGTTATTGAAATGGGTCCGGGCTCAGGGCATTTAGGTGGTGAGGTTTTAAACTCAGACACCACAGAAATGTTTTTAAAAAATCCAAAATCACTCACCGCCAGTTATTTGCGCCCCACTAAAAAATCAGTAACCGACGCCTCTCGGCGCCCAATGGTGTTAGAAAATTTTAAATACAAAATTGAACTCAAAGGTTGCTCGGGCAACAATCTTAAAAATATCGATGTGACATTCCCACTCAATCGACTTGTATGTGTCACAGGTGTTAGTGGTAGCGGCAAATCAACCCTTGTCACAGATACTTTGTATCCAGCACTTGCTCGTTCACTACAAAAAGAATTTGATGTGTCCGCACCATTTAAAAAACTTACCGGCGCTGAATTTGTAAAAAACATTATGCTCATTGATCAAAAGCCAATTGGCAAAAGCAGTCGCAGTAACCCCGTTACATATCTTAAAGTTTACGATGACATCAGAGCCATCATGGCTTCAACGAGTGATTCAAAACAACGGGGCTACACCCCAGGGTTTTTTAGTTTTAACGTTGATGGCGGAAGATGCCCCGTTTGTCGCGGCGAAGGTGTTGAAATCATCGATATGGTTTTTATGGAAGAAGTGGCCTTGAAATGCGATGCTTGTGATGGCCGGCGATTTAAAAAAGAAATTTTAGAAGTACGCTACAATGGTAAAAACATTGACAATATCTTGCGTATGACTGTCACAGAGGCCATGGATTTTTTCGTAAATTATCCTAATATCAGACGCCCCTTAAGTGTACTTCGCGAAGTCGGTTTAGAATATATCACTCTAGGTCAGCCAGCGCCGACTTTGAGTGGCGGCGAAAGTCAGCGTCTCAAAATTGCCAAAGAATTTCAAAGCTCACAACAACGAGCGACACTTTATATTCTTGATGAACCAACAACGGGTCTGCACTTTAGAGAAGTAGATATGCTTTTGAATGTCATTAATCGTCTGATTGATAGCGGTGGAAGTGTCATCGTCATCGAACATAATTTAGAAGTTATTAGAAATAGTGATTTTATTATTGATCTTGGTCCAGAGGGTGGCGCTGGTGGTGGTCAAATCGTAGCCCAAGGCACTCCTCACGAAATTGCCAAGGTGAAGAACAGTCACACAGGATTGTTTTTAAAAGAAATTCTTAACTCCAACTAA